A genomic window from Osmia bicornis bicornis chromosome 4, iOsmBic2.1, whole genome shotgun sequence includes:
- the LOC114873287 gene encoding ubiquitin-like protein 3 isoform X1, with protein MPYEIIIALNRRDGGAGVSHLLSKSRIDVTRLREAELKQRKTCGSLVKRNSSMFVGDDDDAVVRLAVSAACSEVPKINLRLILVSGKTKEFLFSPSDSAGDIAHHVFENWPEDWAEEAVAKAEILRLIYQGRFLHSNVTLGALGLPFGKTTVMHLVPRENLPEPNSQDQRQKSKGGGSSCCSASCCIL; from the exons ATGCcgtatgaaattataattgcaTTGAACCGACGCGACGGAGGCGCTGGTGTTTCTCATTTGTTAAGCAAGTCGCGCATTGACGTCACGCGGCTACGAGAAGCAGAGCTAAAGCAACGGAAAACGTGTGGCTCTTTGGTGAAACGAAACTCGAGCATGTTCGTCGGGGATGACGATGATGCGGTTGTGCGCTTGGCTGTCTCTGCTGCTTGCTCAGAAGTCCCGAAG ataAACCTACGCCTCATTCTTGTCAGCGGTAAGACAAAAGAGTTCCTATTCAGTCCGAGCGACTCTGCGGGGGACATAGCGCACCATGTGTTTGAAAACTGGCCGGAAG ACTGGGCGGAAGAGGCAGTCGCTAAAGCGGAGATCCTGCGGTTAATCTACCAGGGTCGTTTTCTGCACAGCAATGTCACGCTCGGTGCTCTTGGGCTTCCTTTCGGGAAAACCACGGTGATGCATCTGGTCCCACGAGAGAATCTTCCCGAGCCTAATTCTCAAG ATCAGAGGCAAAAAAGTAAAGGCGGAGGAAGTAGTTGCTGTTCAGCTTCCTGTTGCATACTTTAA
- the LOC114873287 gene encoding ubiquitin-like protein 3 isoform X2, whose translation MSSRNIPSDKINLRLILVSGKTKEFLFSPSDSAGDIAHHVFENWPEDWAEEAVAKAEILRLIYQGRFLHSNVTLGALGLPFGKTTVMHLVPRENLPEPNSQDQRQKSKGGGSSCCSASCCIL comes from the exons ataAACCTACGCCTCATTCTTGTCAGCGGTAAGACAAAAGAGTTCCTATTCAGTCCGAGCGACTCTGCGGGGGACATAGCGCACCATGTGTTTGAAAACTGGCCGGAAG ACTGGGCGGAAGAGGCAGTCGCTAAAGCGGAGATCCTGCGGTTAATCTACCAGGGTCGTTTTCTGCACAGCAATGTCACGCTCGGTGCTCTTGGGCTTCCTTTCGGGAAAACCACGGTGATGCATCTGGTCCCACGAGAGAATCTTCCCGAGCCTAATTCTCAAG ATCAGAGGCAAAAAAGTAAAGGCGGAGGAAGTAGTTGCTGTTCAGCTTCCTGTTGCATACTTTAA